The Drosophila bipectinata strain 14024-0381.07 chromosome 3L, DbipHiC1v2, whole genome shotgun sequence region gctcaagaatcggatgaaaattggccaagatatggccatcgatGGGGGCCATTTTGGCATTTCATGcgtttttaagaattttataggggaccctccggaaaatttgacaaaaaatcacaaaatgtatttgtttgtggattttgatgcagattgatagagaatctcaaaaaatctcaaaaattatttgttactagattttgatgcagattagtagagaatcgatctagaaatcgtttaaggtatttaagatatggccatcgatGGGGGCCATTTTGGCgtttcatgcatttttcaaaattcaagtTAGTTCAAGACTTATTGACTTACCTGCAAAGTACTCTtttgttaaaatatatatctttgaAGGCCTAAAAGCAGGCTTTGTTAGCCAGTGCGAATCTTGACCATATTTGAAAAGCTTAAtgcttttgtttggctttagttttgcctaaaagtatttttaaattttttaaagtttagcTTATGTTGAAGGACCATCACGTTGTACTAAATCCGTTACAATCCTGGCAGTCCAAAAtacaatatattaatatatataatattataactaATTATAAATTCATGGTTTTagcattaaaatttttaaaattattctttttatgTTAAAAATCATTAATTTTCACCAAACTTCGAGCTTAGATATAAATTGATGTCTGATATTacttatataaattaaataatatctcGACAAGGGTGTCAAGGCTCTGCCCAACCCAGCCAAGATTAAGAAGCACGTGTTCTCATCGCAGAGATGTCAGAGTTCTTCGACTGATAGATAATAAGTTAACAAGTGCTGCCTGGTAACTGGTTGCAGGCTGAACCGAAGCTCACCTTCACCTTTTCTACCGACGCCCACAAATTAGCCAGCTCGATAATTGTCAATCAAATGGCGTGATCCCGCCAAGAATGACTCCCATCCATTCCTATAGATCTCACAAGTGATTGCCAGCACAGGTGATTGGTAATTACTAATTAGAATCAGAAGCAGATTCGAAAGTGAAAGTCAGCAcattgaatttttataattcacTACATTCTGTATTTATAGCATTTGCCAGTTCAGCTTCAAACTTAAATTAGACACAAagttattataatacaatatataaattgtgtgtgtttttttattatttttttagagttttgtttgcttttcttCATCTTGGCAGGTTGGTTGTTCGTGGGCGTGGCATGATTTTAAGGTTTCTTTATGTACAACATTTAGAGAAGGTTGAGTTTGCAAACAAATTGCAGAGAATTGCGCGAAAGCTGAGACAGAGACGGcaatgtgtgtgtgagagggAGACAGATGATAGAGCAGGCAGGAGGGACTCCGTCCGGAATGCCCTCCGGCTCCTATTTACACAGGCGATGGACATGACTGGGTTCTGAGTATTGGAGCAGGCTTCGTCATGGACCGATCATCCATATCCATTTCCGTAGTCCAGTTTGTGAGGTCGTCAACGtgcttaataaattacaaattagaGAGTGGTGGTTGTGGTAGTGGTGGCAGTTATGGTGGTTCCTCCTCCAGGTGGCTTCTTAGTAGTGAGCCACATGCGCGTGGGCGTTGTGGGTGGAGTATCCGTAAGCTGGCACGGCGGCGGCATGATGCGCCAGGGATCCGGCATAGGGCACGGCGGGAGCAGCGGACACATGGTGGGCGATGGCTGGAGCATGAGCCACCAGGGGAGCGTGAGCAACCACGGCGGGAGCGGCGTGGGCAACGACGGCCGGGGCAGCATGGTGCACGGTGGGGCCGGTCTTGTGGACGACTGCGTTGAAACCGTTGTGGTCATCGGCGGTGTACTCCACGGTGCGCACCGAACCGTCGGGCTCCACCAGGGAGTAGGATCCCTTCACAACATCACCGTCGCGCACTTCGTGCTGGGACTTGACATCTCCGGTGTGCGAGTCGGCGACTCCATAGTTGTAGTGGTACTTAGGGTAGGCCTGGGGATGATCAAAATAAATACGTTTTAGGTCCGTGAGAAATGCGAATTAGGGTCGAGACCCTCGAGGCGCGGGAGTTGGTGTTAATTTGGTGTGCATGCCACACGCCATACTGGCCACCATCTGGCTATGCTAATGGACCGATCGTGGGAAAATCCCCAAATGTCAAAAGCAATGGCGACCCTGGTCGAGTAAGTCAGCACTTGAGGTGTTGGTACAGCCACTTTTGGCATAAGGTTCCAAAAAATTAATGGTTCTGTGGCAAACatgtcgtatgagtaatatttttcaaaaactactTAAACATATTATATACGTCAAGTAATTTTGTGGATGCCTTTATCCAAATGATGATATCCCTAATAATCCTTCAGAGAAACTTACATGGTAATCGATTCCCTCGTCATGATGGCCATGGCCGGCGTAGATGGCGGGGGCAGCGGCGTACAGGCCAGCTCCGTGCAGGCCGGCGCCGTGCAGGACTCCGGCGGAAGCCACGCTGAGAACAGCCAGGCAGATCAGGGACTAGACACGGAGAGAAGAGCACAATTAGCACAGAGTCGGTACACTCCACTGAAAACAGGACACGGCAAGGCACTGTTGCACTTGACGGGGAGGATAACTCCTTGGTCACTCACTTTGAAGAAGGCCATTGCGAATGGATTGGTTTTTGGGTTTCGGAGGATTGGCTAGGTGTGTGTTGGACGTTGAGCTGGATTCAACTGATAACTAGAACCCAGAAGGAAGCCGCTTTTATATACAAGCCAACGCCCGAGCGGCCCAAACACGAACCGAGTTACAACCGAAAGCGAGTCGGTGCTTGGCTGGTTGGTCGGTTGGTCGGCAAAAACAATGCAAAGCAAGCCAAGCTCTGCGGAGCGAAGCCCAAGAAGTTACTGCCCCTCCGAGACCCCTCCAGGGTCCCTCTCTCTCCTCCATCTCCTCCAACGCCAACGCTGGCTGGCAATTATTTTATGCTTTTTGAAAACGAGAGTGAAGTTCAGCTCGGATGTGGAGCGGTCGTTGGCTGCGGTTTTCGGGCTCTGGGCTTTCGGCTTGGAAATTGTCTGATTTGTGAGATAACTTTTGATGGGCTTAGGCTTTGCCTTTGCCTTTGGATCTGGTATGCAAAGCAAATAATTGTGAAATGTCTTTGTACCCATGGGAGGAGAAACCTCAAGCGGGATAACAGGCGATATTCGATTACCGAGTTCTATCAACCAACACCCCAAACATTTACATAtccaattaatattaattaccaaatcatattaattataaaatcatGATCGGTTTCCGaatcgcaaaaaaaaagggttaacTAGCATTTCCATCTCCCATCACGACTTAATTGAAATGGCCTCTGCCGAGCTCCCTGGCAAAACAATCTTATGGCACGAATAAAATTAACCGCCAgcgaaaatatatatttatgaataaaataaaacaatggCTTCTTTGGCAGCCCCCAAGCccggcaacaacaaaaattgcaTTTGGGTGGGCGGAGGTGTCTTGCCCCCTTCCTCCCCCGCCATCAAAGTGCATGTTGCAATTTGTTCGCTCGTCTATTTCGTGGGCTACCAAGCTAATGTTGTCTATGTTCtatgttttgtttcttttttgccATTGCCGCCTGGGAGCTGGGCGTCGTCTATCGAAGCTACCAGCTGATGATgttgcactgagagaaattgtTCAAGTTATCCACAATAAAAAACTCTTTCAACCTCTATAGGGAACTGCTTGGAATCTGTTTTAAAATctgtaaattaaatatttaaattacatttCCGTGTACTGATTGCTTCTATTTGccattattttcttttaattggAGGCCATGTAGGCCGTTTTGCTTATTAAAGCCAACTTGCGCAAGGGGGATGGCAGAAGATGCCGGCGAAGTGGGGCGCAGCATGGCGCCACATCATTATGGCCCAAAAGCCCCACCAGTGCAGCCCAAAACTCATTaccaggccaaaaaaaaaacaagaaaagcgTTTTGTTTTGTCATATTTTGGCGCTGCCTCGCTTTGTTTTATGGCATATTTTCTAGTCTTGAGCCATGTACTTGCCCTGCTTTGCCTCATTTAATAAATTGTCTCGAATTAGTAAGCTCTGGCCATCTAAAAATTGAAGTAATCATCTCAAGGTTAGCACGACTATTCGACGACGCATCGCAAACGGCTAGCGACTTGTAACGGATCACTAACAGTTGTAATCGCAACAACTGTCCAAGAAGCGTAGTCTAGAAATCAGCTAGAAGGGGCTAGAAACATTAAGGTAGCTGGTAGACAGTCTACCCCCTTGGACACCACCCAGGGCCCATTGAACGGCAGTTCCTCGGAGCTCGGGCTGCCTGAACTGGAGCACGATCTGATTACGTCCTTTGTTTACTGAAATGACGCACCACCGTGGccaattaattgaatttctgCAGCCGAGACTGTGGAAAAGTAGGTTTCGATTGGTAATTGATAGGTTTTTGATGGATGAGGGAACCATATTTGGGAGAACGGAGGAGTGGTCAGCCAGATTATTAGAGTTTGCTACTAAAAAGTGTCAGAATCAGCCTCACTATCAATCGAAAACCAAACTAGTTATTTTCAGCTTCCCTGATAAGAGGTTCCATTTCCTAGAGTCGTTACTTAAGTATGTGGAAATTCCTTGATCAAATCATAAGCCTCTCACTAGTCGCCCCGAGAACCGAGTCCAGTCAAGTCTAGcctctagagtctagactaGGCCCCATGAATGACAATTACAAATTTTTCATATTGCCCGTTTCCTTTTCGATTTAATTATTCACAGCCATTCCATTCAAGATTGCAGGCCGTGGAATAGATCCGTTCCACATATGCACAAATACTACCCGTTTGAGCTGTGACTCAGGCGAGAAGTTCCAGCCAGAGTCTCCGGCCAGACCACCCAGACCAGGTCGGCAGCCGGATTCGCAGAATTGCAACGCCCAAGTGGCCTGCAGCAGTTGGCTCGTCATGTCAGCAGACTTTAAGATCCAAGATCTGAGACTAGATACTAGTCTCTAGGAGATCTCAGATCCCAGATCCGAAATCCGAGATCC contains the following coding sequences:
- the Cpr62Bc gene encoding cuticle protein 7, with translation MAFFKSLICLAVLSVASAGVLHGAGLHGAGLYAAAPAIYAGHGHHDEGIDYHAYPKYHYNYGVADSHTGDVKSQHEVRDGDVVKGSYSLVEPDGSVRTVEYTADDHNGFNAVVHKTGPTVHHAAPAVVAHAAPAVVAHAPLVAHAPAIAHHVSAAPAVPYAGSLAHHAAAVPAYGYSTHNAHAHVAHY